From Lolium perenne isolate Kyuss_39 chromosome 5, Kyuss_2.0, whole genome shotgun sequence, a single genomic window includes:
- the LOC127301464 gene encoding uncharacterized protein, whose amino-acid sequence MEEEKSQPPDLQPEPTEQAEATPGAAAVAADAPVYDKYVDEQEEAEVEADRQVIDAAIAAPVKEEEEADRQNRAAAVAADEEMAHRLYMQELMEMEEWQLRDFSRPSLQAALNMPLGDFPSSSSSRAGVRANTTARGRFWAGTPPYAALSPEAPVGQHSLYVRTGGAVESVQEAGSGVVSFGDEWIPEVVEAMAGDEIREMLATMASESNGGLASSLAGIPGGLEALSDDEIREMLATALRESNRSIASSLARHEAGSEDQDVLLAANRGAGTGATSGLKRPGPRDFATTPARQTVLSEDAGGSSSTQTVPGDGKEASAEAGETPPPASVVRSARRCATPRLPRPTAPANDGPVCTKRRALLADADSAFIFAGMEEGHNNRWYESMVAAAADDDDEQQVEEMQGLNESLEQCIPRFEPCNPAVATVGQGAEFSLPNFCQRWGVTPSEVEPDEPGPSTRAPKVPPLADDEVPAFDCGICMDTLPVFDLFPGITCKHKFCAPCMTTYVEGRIRSSELPIPCPDPTCRKGNDDDGAGGRRSELHPEKVKKAIDYGAFVDWGARLTESAIAPGRRAYCPNRRCGIPLETSGDAVPAKSLCLACGYALCATCGMEWSSDDGAGHGEHDCARGPDAMLVRQLARESRWKRCPSCKMYVERIDGCNQMTCRCRFRFCYRCGRPSYMGQVGAAGLEPCRCNNAGLAFAMAHLHQAHPNLVDQAMQLPPVDPLDPPPAPEVVLNQQAVWDEDELVEYNWD is encoded by the exons ATGGAGGAAGAGAAATCCCAGCCTCCCGATCTCCAGCCCGAGCCAACTGAGCAAGCTGAAGCCACCCctggcgccgccgccgtcgccgccgatgcTCCCGTCTACGACAAGTACGTGGATGagcaggaggaggcggaggtcgaGGCGGATCGGCAGGTCATCGACGCCGCCATCGCGGCCCCcgtgaaggaggaggaggaggcggatcggcagaaccgcgccgccgccgttgcggccGACGAGGAGATGGCGCACCGCCTGTACATGCAGGAGCTCATGGAGATGGAGGAGTGGCAGCTACGCGACTTCAGCCGCCCCTCCCTCCAGGCCGCCCTAAACATGCCGCTCGGCGacttcccctcctcctcctcctcccgtgccGGCGTCCGCGCCAACACCACCGCGCGCGGAAGGTTCTGGGCCGGCACCCCACCCTACGCCGCCCTGAGCCCCGAGGCCCCCGTCGGCCAGCACTCGCTCTATGTGAGAACGGGAGGAGCCGTCGAGAGCGTTCAGGAGGCGGGGAGCGGGGTCGTCTCCTTCGGCGACGAGTGGATTCCGGAGGTCGTCGAGGCTATGGCGGGTGACGAAATCCGGGAGATGCTCGCTACTATGGCGAGCGAAAGCAATGGCGGCCTCGCCTCATCGCTGGCGGGGATTCCGGGCGGGCTCGAAGCTCTGTCGGATGACGAAATCCGGGAGATGCTCGCTACCGCGCTGAGGGAAAGCAATCGCAGCATCGCCTCATCGCTGGCGAGGCACGAGGCGGGGAGCGAGGACCAGGACGTCCTCCTGGCGGCCAACCGCGGCGCTGGCACAGGCGCCACCTCTGGACTGAAGAGGCCCGGTCCCCGCGATTTCGCTACTACTCCggcgaggcagaccgtcctctccGAAGACGCCGGCGGCTCCTCGTCGACCCAGACCGTTCCGGGGGACGGAAAAGAAGCCTCTGCTGAAGCAGGCGAGACCCCGCCGCCCGCCAGCGTCGTCCGGTCGGCACGGCGCTGCGCCACCCCCCGACTGCCAAGGCCGACCGCCCCTGCCAACGACGGGCCCGTTTGCACCAAGCGACGGGCCCTCCTCGCCGACGCCGACTCGGCGTTCATCTTCGCCGGCATGGAAGAAGGGCACAACAACCGCTGGTACGAGTCcatggtcgccgccgccgccgacgacgacgacgagcagCAGGTGGAGGAGATGCAGGGCCTCAACGAATCGTTGGAGCAATGCATCCCGCGATTTGAACCCTGCAACCCCGCCGTCGCCACTGTCGGTCAAGGAGCGGAATTCTCGCTCCCGAACTTCTGCCAGAGGTGGGGCGTCACCCCGTCCGAAGTGGAGCCCGACGAGCCAGGCCCGTCGACGAGGGCGCCCAAGGTGCCCCCTCTCGCCGACGACGAAGTCCCCGCCTTCGACTGCGGCATCTGCATGGACACCCTCCCCGTCTTCGACCTCTTCCCCGGGATCACCTGCAAGCACAAGTTCTGCGCGCCGTGCATGACCACGTACGTGGAGGGAAGGATCCGCTCCAGCGAGCTGCCCATCCCGTGCCCCGACCCGACGTGCAGGAAAGGCAATGATGATGACGGCGCCGGCGGCCGCCGCAGCGAGCTCCACCCGGAGAAGGTCAAGAAGGCGATCGACTACGGGGCGTTCGTCGACTGGGGCGCCCGGCTCACCGAGAGCGCCATCGCGCCGGGCCGGCGCGCCTACTGCCCCAACAGGCGGTGCGGGATCCCGCTGGAGACGAGCGGCGACGCGGTGCCGGCCAAGTCGCTGTGCCTGGCGTGCGGATACGCGCTGTGCGCCACCTGCGGCATGGAGTGGAGCTCCGACGACGGCGCCGGCCACGGCGAGCACGACTGCGCCAGGGGCCCCGACGCCATGCTCGTGAGGCAGCTCGCGCGCGAGAGCCGGTGGAAGCGGTGCCCGAGCTGCAAGATGTACGTCGAGAGGATCGACGGATGCAACCAGATGACATGCAG GTGCCGCTTCAGGTTCTGCTACCGGTGCGGGAGGCCCAGCTACATGGGTCAGGTGGGAGCAGCAGGGCTGGAGCCATGCCGGTGCAACAACGCCGGGCTCGCCTTCGCCATGGCGCATCTCCACCAGGCTCACCCCAACCTTGTCGACCAAGCCATGCAGCTGCCGCCCGTGGACCCCCTGGACCCGCCCCCGGCGCCGGAGGTCGTCCTAAACCAGCAGGCCGTGTGGGACGAGGATGAGTTAGTGGAGTACAACTGGGATTAG